In Streptomyces dangxiongensis, one DNA window encodes the following:
- the fomD gene encoding cytidylyl-2-hydroxypropylphosphonate hydrolase, with the protein MADDGAMTRAAAEPAAYWAPGTQILWRYRENAGEHVHIARPVTVVRDDAELLAVWLAPGTECVKPVLADGTPVHLEPLESRYTKARTVQRDRWFGTGVLKLAQPGRPWSVWLFWDPGWRFKNWYVNLEQPLARWARGVDSEDHFLDISVHADRDWHWRDEDEFAQAQRDGLMDAETAERVRAAGRQAVEVIRAWGAPFSDGWEHWRPDPSWAVPSLPEDWDRTPAHVSS; encoded by the coding sequence ATGGCGGACGACGGAGCGATGACACGAGCGGCGGCGGAACCTGCGGCGTACTGGGCGCCCGGGACGCAGATCCTGTGGCGTTACCGGGAGAACGCCGGCGAGCACGTGCACATCGCCCGGCCCGTCACCGTCGTACGGGACGACGCGGAACTCCTCGCGGTGTGGCTGGCCCCCGGCACCGAGTGCGTGAAGCCGGTGCTGGCGGACGGTACGCCCGTGCACCTGGAGCCGCTGGAATCCCGCTACACCAAGGCGCGTACGGTCCAGCGCGACCGCTGGTTCGGCACGGGCGTGCTCAAGCTGGCCCAGCCCGGCCGGCCGTGGTCGGTGTGGCTGTTCTGGGATCCGGGCTGGCGGTTCAAGAACTGGTACGTGAACCTGGAGCAGCCGCTGGCCCGCTGGGCGCGCGGGGTGGACTCCGAGGACCACTTCCTGGACATCTCCGTGCACGCGGACCGCGATTGGCACTGGCGGGACGAGGACGAGTTCGCGCAGGCCCAGCGCGACGGGCTGATGGACGCGGAGACCGCCGAGCGGGTGCGGGCGGCCGGCCGGCAGGCGGTCGAGGTGATCCGAGCCTGGGGGGCGCCGTTCTCGGACGGCTGGGAGCACTGGCGCCCGGACCCGTCCTGGGCGGTACCTTCTCTCCCCGAGGACTGGGACCGTACACCCGCGCACGTGTCCTCATGA